One window from the genome of Emys orbicularis isolate rEmyOrb1 chromosome 22, rEmyOrb1.hap1, whole genome shotgun sequence encodes:
- the CENPS gene encoding centromere protein S — protein MEPLGEQERERLLHTQRLKAAVHYTVGCLCQEVAEDKGIQFSKQTIAAISEITFRQCEHFAKDLEMFARHGKRTVINSEDVKLLARRSNSLLRYITQKSEELALNNLEQKERKKKKSSAAKGRRTSDEQVEAAMAESEDSNMA, from the exons ATGGAACCGTTGGGAGAGCAGGAGCGCGAGCGCCTCTTACACACCCAG AGGCTAAAGGCTGCAGTTCACTACACTGTTGGTTGTCTGTGCCAAGAAGTTGCAGAAGACAAAGGCATTCAGTTCAGCAAACAAACCATTGCAGCTATTTCAGAGATCACCTTTAGGCAATGTG aacattttgcaaaAGACCTTGAAATGTTTGCAAG GCATGGAAAACGAACTGTAATCAATTCAGAAGATGTGAAGCTTTTGGCCAGGAGGAGCAACTCTTTG CTAAGGTATATCACCCAGAAGAGTGAAGAGCTTGCATTGAATAATCTGGaacaaaaggaaaggaagaaaaagaagtcCAGCGCAGCAAAAGGAAGAAGAACCTCTGATGAGCAGGTGGAGGCTGCTATGGCTGAGAGTGAGGATTCCAACATGGCGTGA
- the PGD gene encoding 6-phosphogluconate dehydrogenase, decarboxylating isoform X1: protein MAQADIALIGLAVMGQNLILNMNDHGFVVCAFNRTVSKVDAFLANEAKGTKVIGAHSLQEMVSKLKKPRRIILLVKAGSAVDDFIKSLVPLLEAGDIIIDGGNSEYRDTTRRCKELREKGILFVGSGVSGGEEGARYGPSLMPGGDKEAWPHIKKIFQSVAAKVNTGEPCCDWVGEEGAGHFVKMVHNGIEYGDMQLICEAYHLMKDILGMEHDEMATVFGEWNKTELDSFLIEITANILKFRDSDGKHLLPKIKDSAGQKGTGKWTAISALEYGVPVTLIGEAVFARCLSSLKDERVQASKRLDGPKMTQFSGNKKVFLEDIRKALYASKIISYAQGFMLLRQAAKEFGWTINYGGIALMWRGGCIIRSAFLGKIKDAFDRNPDLQNLLLDDFFKKAVEDCQDSWRRVISTGVQIGIPMPCFTTALSFYDGYRHEMLPANLIQAQRDYFGAHTYELLSKPGEFIHTNWTGHGGNVSSSSYNA from the exons ATGGCACA AGCTGACATTGCTTTGATTGGACTGGCCGTAATGGGTCAGAACCTGATTTTGAACATGAACGACCATGGCTTTGTG GTCTGTGCGTTTAACAGGACGGTGTCCAAAGTGGATGCTTTTCTGGCCAATGAGGCCAAGGGAACCAAAGTGATTGGGGCTCACAGTCTACAAGAGATGGTCTCCAAGCTCAAAAAGCCCCGTCGGATCATCTTGCTGGTGAAAGCTGGAAGTGCGGTGGATGACTTCATCAAAAGTCTG GTTCCATTGCTGGAAGCTGGAGACATCATAATTGATGGAGGGAATTCAGAGTACAGGGACACCACG CGGCGCTGTAAAGAACTCCGGGAAAAGGGCATCTTGTTCGTAGGAAGCGGTGttagtgggggagaggagggtgccAGGTACGGACCCTCGCTCATGCCAGGAGGAGACAAAGAGGCTTG GCCTCACATCAAGAAGATATTTCAAAGCGTTGCTGCTAAAGTGAACACAGGGGAACCCTGTTGTGACTGG GTAGGAGAAGAAGGTGCTGGGCACTTTGTGAAGATGGTGCACAATGGGATTGAATATGGAGACATGCAGCTGATCTGTGAGGCCTACCACCTGATGAAGGATATACTGGGCATGGAACATGATGAGATGGCAACG GTGTTCGGAGAATGGAATAAGACAGAGCTGGACTCTTTCCTGATTGAAATCACAGCCAACATCCTCAAGTTCAGGGACTCTGATGGCAAACACCTGCTCCCAAAGATCAAGGACAGCGCAGGTCAAAAAGGCACTGGGAAGTGGACAGCCATCTCGGCCCTGGAATATGGAGTTCCCGTCACACTCATCG GTGAGGCTGTCTTTGCACGGTGCTTGTCTTCCCTCAAGGATGAGAGGGTACAGGCCAGCAAACGGTTGGACGGGCCCAAAATGACTCAGTTCAGTGGGAACAAGAAGGTATTTCTGGAAGATATTCGCAAG GCACTGTATGCCTCCAAGATTATCTCCTACGCTCAAGGCTTCATGCTGCTGAGACAGGCAGCCAAAGAATTTGGCTGGACAATTAACTACGGTGGCATTGCATTGATGTGGAGGGGAGGCTGCATCATCAGAAG TGCATTCCTGGGGAAGATCAAAGATGCTTTTGACCGAAACCCCGATCTCCAGAACCTGCTATTGGACGACTTCTTTAAGAAGGCTGTGGAGGACTGTCAG GACTCCTGGCGACGTGTGATCAGCACTGGAGTCCAGATTGGCATCCCTATGCCCTGCTTCACTACGGCACTTTCCTTTTATGATGGGTATAGGCATGAGATGCTGCCAGCTAACCTGATTCAG GCACAGCGTGATTACTTTGGTGCTCATACCTATGAACTGTTATCGAAACCAGGGGAATTTATCCATACTAACTGGACAGGTCATGGAGGAAACGTGTCCTCTTCATCCTACAATGCCTAG
- the PGD gene encoding 6-phosphogluconate dehydrogenase, decarboxylating isoform X2, whose product MAQADIALIGLAVMGQNLILNMNDHGFVVCAFNRTVSKVDAFLANEAKGTKVIGAHSLQEMVSKLKKPRRIILLVKAGSAVDDFIKSLVPLLEAGDIIIDGGNSEYRDTTRRCKELREKGILFVGSGVSGGEEGARYGPSLMPGGDKEAWPHIKKIFQSVAAKVNTGEPCCDWAREEGAGHFVKMVHNGIEYGDMQLICEAYHLMKDILGMEHDEMATVFGEWNKTELDSFLIEITANILKFRDSDGKHLLPKIKDSAGQKGTGKWTAISALEYGVPVTLIGEAVFARCLSSLKDERVQASKRLDGPKMTQFSGNKKVFLEDIRKALYASKIISYAQGFMLLRQAAKEFGWTINYGGIALMWRGGCIIRSAFLGKIKDAFDRNPDLQNLLLDDFFKKAVEDCQDSWRRVISTGVQIGIPMPCFTTALSFYDGYRHEMLPANLIQAQRDYFGAHTYELLSKPGEFIHTNWTGHGGNVSSSSYNA is encoded by the exons ATGGCACA AGCTGACATTGCTTTGATTGGACTGGCCGTAATGGGTCAGAACCTGATTTTGAACATGAACGACCATGGCTTTGTG GTCTGTGCGTTTAACAGGACGGTGTCCAAAGTGGATGCTTTTCTGGCCAATGAGGCCAAGGGAACCAAAGTGATTGGGGCTCACAGTCTACAAGAGATGGTCTCCAAGCTCAAAAAGCCCCGTCGGATCATCTTGCTGGTGAAAGCTGGAAGTGCGGTGGATGACTTCATCAAAAGTCTG GTTCCATTGCTGGAAGCTGGAGACATCATAATTGATGGAGGGAATTCAGAGTACAGGGACACCACG CGGCGCTGTAAAGAACTCCGGGAAAAGGGCATCTTGTTCGTAGGAAGCGGTGttagtgggggagaggagggtgccAGGTACGGACCCTCGCTCATGCCAGGAGGAGACAAAGAGGCTTG GCCTCACATCAAGAAGATATTTCAAAGCGTTGCTGCTAAAGTGAACACAGGGGAACCCTGTTGTGACTGGGCAA GAGAAGAAGGTGCTGGGCACTTTGTGAAGATGGTGCACAATGGGATTGAATATGGAGACATGCAGCTGATCTGTGAGGCCTACCACCTGATGAAGGATATACTGGGCATGGAACATGATGAGATGGCAACG GTGTTCGGAGAATGGAATAAGACAGAGCTGGACTCTTTCCTGATTGAAATCACAGCCAACATCCTCAAGTTCAGGGACTCTGATGGCAAACACCTGCTCCCAAAGATCAAGGACAGCGCAGGTCAAAAAGGCACTGGGAAGTGGACAGCCATCTCGGCCCTGGAATATGGAGTTCCCGTCACACTCATCG GTGAGGCTGTCTTTGCACGGTGCTTGTCTTCCCTCAAGGATGAGAGGGTACAGGCCAGCAAACGGTTGGACGGGCCCAAAATGACTCAGTTCAGTGGGAACAAGAAGGTATTTCTGGAAGATATTCGCAAG GCACTGTATGCCTCCAAGATTATCTCCTACGCTCAAGGCTTCATGCTGCTGAGACAGGCAGCCAAAGAATTTGGCTGGACAATTAACTACGGTGGCATTGCATTGATGTGGAGGGGAGGCTGCATCATCAGAAG TGCATTCCTGGGGAAGATCAAAGATGCTTTTGACCGAAACCCCGATCTCCAGAACCTGCTATTGGACGACTTCTTTAAGAAGGCTGTGGAGGACTGTCAG GACTCCTGGCGACGTGTGATCAGCACTGGAGTCCAGATTGGCATCCCTATGCCCTGCTTCACTACGGCACTTTCCTTTTATGATGGGTATAGGCATGAGATGCTGCCAGCTAACCTGATTCAG GCACAGCGTGATTACTTTGGTGCTCATACCTATGAACTGTTATCGAAACCAGGGGAATTTATCCATACTAACTGGACAGGTCATGGAGGAAACGTGTCCTCTTCATCCTACAATGCCTAG